One Candidatus Kaelpia aquatica genomic region harbors:
- the argB gene encoding acetylglutamate kinase: MEDLIKKAHILVEAFPYIEEFRGKIIVIKYGGRALLSEDAKNNILKDIAFMSLVGIKPIIVHGGGYKITELIAQSGGISKFIEGKRVTNKKTMQMVYKVLKNMNEDLVSEIKSFRGNAQGINPKIDKNVSVRQESKNLGYVGVVDKISSESILKLTEREIVPVIMPVGLDKDGELYNVNADDMAAELAISLNAEKLVLLTDVKGILRDKSDEESLIPSLHASEVDDLIRMDVISSGMVPKVKACLRALDRGVRKTHILDGRVPHVVLLEVFTEEGVGTEIIV; the protein is encoded by the coding sequence ATGGAAGATTTAATTAAAAAAGCCCATATTCTAGTTGAAGCGTTTCCTTATATTGAAGAGTTTAGAGGAAAAATTATTGTAATTAAATACGGCGGCAGGGCTTTATTGAGTGAAGATGCAAAAAATAATATATTAAAAGATATAGCTTTTATGTCTCTTGTAGGTATAAAGCCGATTATTGTTCATGGTGGCGGCTATAAGATCACAGAGTTGATAGCTCAATCAGGGGGAATATCTAAGTTCATTGAAGGAAAGAGAGTTACGAATAAAAAGACCATGCAGATGGTTTATAAGGTGCTTAAGAATATGAATGAGGATCTAGTTAGTGAGATCAAAAGTTTTAGAGGTAATGCGCAGGGTATTAATCCTAAGATAGATAAAAATGTATCTGTAAGGCAAGAATCAAAAAATTTAGGCTACGTAGGAGTAGTTGATAAGATAAGCTCAGAGAGCATTTTAAAACTCACAGAGAGAGAGATTGTGCCTGTAATTATGCCTGTTGGGCTTGATAAAGATGGTGAGTTATACAATGTAAACGCAGATGATATGGCTGCAGAACTTGCAATAAGTTTAAATGCTGAAAAGTTAGTTCTTCTCACTGATGTAAAGGGTATTTTAAGAGATAAGAGCGATGAGGAGAGTTTGATTCCAAGCTTACATGCCTCAGAAGTAGATGATCTTATAAGAATGGATGTTATATCAAGCGGTATGGTGCCTAAAGTAAAAGCCTGCCTTAGAGCCTTAGATAGAGGCGTCAGAAAGACTCACATTTTAGACGGTCGAGTGCCCCATGTTGTTCTTCTGGAGGTATTTACGGAAGAGGGTGTAGGCACAGAGATTATAGTCTAG